The following proteins are co-located in the Sandaracinaceae bacterium genome:
- the dnaA gene encoding chromosomal replication initiator protein DnaA: protein MHHLWESALSTLRGRLSEENYRTWLEPVQLDRLEGGTVTLRIPNRFYADWISTHYLDLILESLSHESGVEPLEVDWLVDEKLQQMLDRRADESRREEEQERAQEKRAGSDPSLRAFRHSAPPPQPPSHPPADSGLNPKYRFDNFIVGPSNQLAHAASVAAASSPGTRYNPLFIYGGVGLGKTHLVNAVGHRVRQDKADARVLFLSAERFTNEFIWALQNHRIDQFRERYRTSCDVLCIDDIQFLAGREQTQEEFFHTFNALYHADRQIVVTSDVYPQQIKEMEERLISRFQWGLVADIQAPELDTRIAILKKKAEQEQIALDDDVALIIAQKVQSNVRELEGTLLRLAVKAELTKQTIDVDFARDALGTVVPRLEKQTTVEDIQRATCEYFNLRLSDLKSHRRHRAVSFPRMVAMYVSRQRLKLSYPELGDRFGGKDHTTVMSAVKKIGGLLDKDDEDVKNAVAAIERKVGFS, encoded by the coding sequence ATGCATCACCTGTGGGAATCCGCTCTCTCGACGCTACGGGGCCGGCTCTCGGAAGAGAACTACCGGACCTGGCTCGAGCCCGTCCAGCTGGACCGGCTCGAGGGAGGGACGGTCACCCTGCGCATCCCGAACCGGTTCTACGCGGACTGGATCAGCACACACTACCTGGACTTGATCCTGGAGTCGCTGAGCCACGAGTCCGGCGTGGAGCCGCTCGAGGTGGACTGGTTGGTCGACGAGAAGCTCCAGCAGATGCTCGACCGCCGCGCCGACGAGTCGCGGCGGGAGGAGGAGCAGGAGCGCGCCCAGGAGAAGCGCGCCGGGAGTGACCCGTCGCTGCGGGCGTTCCGGCACAGCGCGCCCCCGCCGCAGCCGCCGTCGCACCCCCCGGCCGACAGCGGGCTCAACCCGAAGTACCGCTTCGACAACTTCATCGTCGGCCCCTCGAACCAGCTCGCCCACGCCGCGAGCGTGGCCGCCGCCTCGAGCCCGGGCACCCGGTACAACCCGCTCTTCATCTACGGCGGCGTGGGGCTGGGCAAGACCCACCTCGTCAACGCGGTCGGTCATCGGGTGCGGCAAGACAAGGCGGACGCGCGCGTCCTGTTCCTGAGCGCCGAGCGCTTCACCAACGAGTTCATCTGGGCGCTGCAGAACCACCGCATCGACCAGTTCCGCGAGCGCTACCGCACCAGCTGCGACGTGCTCTGCATCGACGACATCCAGTTCCTCGCCGGCCGTGAACAGACGCAAGAAGAGTTCTTCCACACCTTCAACGCGCTCTACCACGCCGACCGCCAGATCGTGGTCACCTCCGACGTCTATCCCCAGCAGATCAAGGAGATGGAGGAGCGCCTGATCAGCCGCTTCCAGTGGGGCCTCGTCGCCGACATCCAGGCGCCGGAGCTGGACACGAGGATCGCGATCCTCAAGAAGAAGGCGGAGCAGGAGCAGATCGCGCTCGACGACGACGTCGCGCTGATCATCGCGCAGAAGGTGCAGAGCAACGTGCGCGAGCTCGAGGGCACGCTGCTGCGCCTCGCGGTCAAGGCCGAGCTGACGAAGCAGACGATCGACGTCGACTTCGCCCGGGACGCGCTCGGTACCGTGGTGCCGCGGCTCGAGAAGCAGACGACGGTCGAGGACATCCAGCGCGCCACCTGCGAGTACTTCAACCTGCGCCTGAGCGACCTGAAGTCGCATCGCCGCCACCGCGCCGTGAGCTTCCCGCGCATGGTCGCGATGTACGTCAGCCGTCAGCGCCTCAAGCTCAGCTACCCGGAGCTCGGTGACCGCTTCGGCGGCAAGGACCACACGACGGTCATGAGCGCGGTGAAGAAGATCGGCGGCCTGCTCGACAAGGACGACGAGGACGTGAAGAACGCCGTCGCCGCCATCGAGCGCAAGGTCGGCTTCAGCTGA
- a CDS encoding TerB family tellurite resistance protein — MDASLARCLLVAKVLAADGIMTDEERAFLESSMDALSLDEAQRQRVRDLEGWDEAEPIVGALSEPEKRAFMDGLVQAVLADGKVSPHEMQTIEKLSAALGLD, encoded by the coding sequence ATGGACGCCTCCCTCGCCCGCTGCCTGCTCGTCGCGAAGGTCCTCGCCGCCGACGGCATCATGACCGACGAGGAGCGCGCGTTCCTCGAGTCGAGCATGGACGCCCTCTCCCTCGACGAGGCGCAGCGTCAGCGCGTCCGGGACCTCGAGGGCTGGGACGAGGCGGAGCCCATCGTGGGGGCGCTCTCGGAGCCCGAGAAGCGCGCCTTCATGGACGGTCTGGTCCAGGCGGTGCTCGCCGACGGCAAGGTGAGCCCGCACGAGATGCAGACGATCGAGAAGCTCTCGGCCGCGCTGGGGCTCGATTGA
- the dnaN gene encoding DNA polymerase III subunit beta, which produces MELTISKRNFLRGLARTHGVADRKSSMPILSNILLSTESTGTLRLAATDLYLGVTATVEADVTTGGSVAVAARTLFDIVKNLPEGEVKWTVGANNAAEIRCGKVKYKIPGMPGDDFPPLPSPGRAEFVELDAEQVGDLIGKTQYSMSTDDTRPHLAGALFEGDGKLMRMVTTDGHRLSKAEHKLDGSMLSFTMLVPNKGIGELKRLIDDAKSEHKKGEGEAAAVGVATTGGNAFFRGKDVLLSVKLADEQFPPYSKVIPQQQSKRVICARSSLIDSLRRISLVSSDKSGGVRLTIEPGTLRIVSENPDVGEGSEELDVDYAGDALTVGFNARYILDVLGALDDDEVALELSGELDPGVVKPAGDAAASFVGVVMPMRI; this is translated from the coding sequence ATGGAGCTCACGATCAGCAAGCGGAACTTCCTGCGTGGCTTGGCGCGAACCCACGGTGTCGCGGATCGGAAGAGCTCGATGCCGATCCTGTCGAACATCCTGCTGAGCACCGAGAGCACGGGGACGCTCCGGCTCGCCGCGACGGATCTGTACCTGGGCGTCACGGCCACCGTGGAGGCGGACGTCACGACGGGCGGCTCCGTGGCGGTGGCGGCGAGGACGCTCTTCGACATCGTGAAGAATCTTCCCGAGGGCGAGGTGAAGTGGACCGTGGGCGCGAACAACGCCGCGGAGATTCGCTGCGGGAAGGTGAAATACAAAATTCCCGGCATGCCCGGAGACGACTTCCCGCCCCTGCCGAGCCCCGGTCGCGCGGAGTTCGTGGAGCTGGACGCCGAGCAGGTCGGCGATCTCATCGGCAAGACCCAGTACTCGATGAGCACCGACGACACGCGGCCGCACCTGGCGGGCGCGCTCTTCGAGGGCGACGGCAAGCTCATGCGCATGGTGACCACCGACGGTCACCGCCTCAGCAAGGCCGAGCACAAGCTCGACGGCTCGATGCTCAGCTTCACGATGCTCGTGCCCAACAAGGGCATCGGCGAGCTGAAGCGGCTGATCGACGACGCCAAGTCCGAGCACAAGAAGGGCGAGGGCGAGGCCGCCGCGGTCGGGGTGGCCACGACGGGCGGCAACGCGTTCTTCCGCGGCAAGGACGTGCTCCTCAGCGTGAAGCTGGCCGACGAGCAGTTCCCGCCCTACTCCAAGGTCATTCCGCAGCAGCAGAGCAAGCGGGTGATATGCGCGCGCAGCAGCCTCATCGACTCTCTCCGCCGGATCAGCCTGGTCTCGAGCGACAAGAGCGGCGGGGTGCGGCTGACGATCGAGCCGGGGACGCTGCGCATCGTCAGCGAGAACCCGGACGTGGGCGAGGGCAGCGAGGAGCTGGACGTCGACTACGCCGGCGACGCGCTGACGGTCGGCTTCAACGCCCGGTACATCCTCGACGTGCTCGGCGCGCTCGACGACGACGAGGTGGCGCTGGAGCTGAGCGGCGAGCTCGACCCCGGCGTGGTCAAGCCGGCGGGCGACGCGGCGGCGAGCTTCGTCGGCGTCGTGATGCCGATGCGCATCTGA